From the genome of Sphingobacterium sp. UGAL515B_05:
TTTAAGTTATCAACAGAGTTATTAACATTGTGTTGATAACCTGGTTTCCTCAATTGCAGCGATAGTTGTAATAAGTAATAATTAATTAACCTGTTTATTTCTTGTTTGGCTGCTCCATTTGTTATTATTGCAATACTATTAACAAATTTTATGAAATCCAACTTGTATTTAGCGGCAAAGCTGATTTGTTATTTGCTATTCAATCTATTTATATTTAATGCGAGTGCTCAGATTGAGCGAACAGCATACTATACAAAGGCAGGGCGAGAAACCAAACTAAAGGATTCAGCCTATTTTTCCAGAACCATAGTGCATATGACAGATCAGCCTATGTCATACTTTAAGATCGTAGAGCATTATTTACCGAATAATACCATTAAGCTAAATGGAACAGTGCAGGATACAGGTATTATTTTAAAATTCTTTGGGAAGCTGGAGGAGTTTTATTTCAATGGTGAAAAGCGTAGTCTAGAAAATTTTAATTCAGAAAATGTACGTGTTGATTCAGCATTTTACTGGTATCCGAATGGGAAGTTAAGAACAATTTCACATTACCCATTTAACGATAAAATAAAGGGCGGTGTCGCATATTATATCGCACATTACGATTCGTTAGGCAATAAGACTCTTGAAAATGGAAACGGTTTTATTCGCATTGAGTATGATCATGACGATTACCTACAGGGAGAAATGGAAAATTACCGTCGTGAAGGTAAATGGGAGGGTATAATGTCTAAGCTGCCAATTACCGAGGTCTTTGCGCGAGGCAAGCTGCTCTTTGGTGTCAAAACCAAAGATAATGGAACGACCATTAGCTATGATTCAACGACCTATTGGGTTGATCCCGTTTACCCAAGCGGAATGCCAAAATTGATGAACTTTGTTGCTAGACATTATAAATGGCCTAAAGAAGCTAAGCGAAATAATGTTAAGGGGGTATTGGAAATTAGTTTTGTTGTGAATAAGGAAGGATATTTAGAAGATATTGTTGTGAAAAAAGACTTGGGCTTTGGTACGGGCGAGGAGGGTATTCGTGTGTTAAAAATGGCCGAAAGATGGAAACCGGGAATACTGCGTGGAGAGCCTATCGGTGTAATGTTTACGATACCAATTCGGTTAGATGCCAATCCTTGATTGATGGTCTGTTCAAAAAGACTGATTGTGTTTTTGGCGTGTAGTTGTTCTTCTGTTCCTATGGTGAAGGCTAAAATGAAGTTCTGTGAATAAATGAAGCCCTCAATTTTCGTGACAAGTTGGGTTATTAACAATCTTATTAACATCATGTGGAAAACTTGATTTTACAGCATGATGTTGAACATAAATAGAAATAAGTATTATTTAATCGATTAATTCTTTATTTAACCAGGATATTTGTTATTATTATCAATTATTATGAAGTATTATTTACATTTTTGGGTCTCAACCGTCTGTTTTTTGTTATTCAATTTTTTCTTATCAAACCTTTATGCTCAGGTTTCTTTTACAAGTTATCATAAGAAAGATGGCGATGAAACAAAACAAGCGGATTCGGCCTATTATATGCGGACAATTCATGTTGATGCATCGGGAAAGGATAAAGTTTATCGTGTAGAGGAGTTTTACACTCGCAATGATTCGATCAAACTCAGTGGCATCAGTACAAATGCGCTTTATCCATTTAAATTTCGCGGGCGAAAGTACGAAT
Proteins encoded in this window:
- a CDS encoding energy transducer TonB, which produces MKSNLYLAAKLICYLLFNLFIFNASAQIERTAYYTKAGRETKLKDSAYFSRTIVHMTDQPMSYFKIVEHYLPNNTIKLNGTVQDTGIILKFFGKLEEFYFNGEKRSLENFNSENVRVDSAFYWYPNGKLRTISHYPFNDKIKGGVAYYIAHYDSLGNKTLENGNGFIRIEYDHDDYLQGEMENYRREGKWEGIMSKLPITEVFARGKLLFGVKTKDNGTTISYDSTTYWVDPVYPSGMPKLMNFVARHYKWPKEAKRNNVKGVLEISFVVNKEGYLEDIVVKKDLGFGTGEEGIRVLKMAERWKPGILRGEPIGVMFTIPIRLDANP